Part of the Neisseria leonii genome is shown below.
CGTGATTGAGCGATTCGGGCGCGTCGTCCGGCCAAGTATCGCAGTGGGCATCGAAATGCAGCAGGCTTAACGGCCGGCCGTATTTTTCGGCATGTGCCTGCAACAGCGGGTAGGTAATGAAGTGGTCGCCGCCGAATGTGAGCATTTTCGCAGCGGAGTTTTGGATAATGTCCAATGCGTGCTGCTTGACGGTTTCGCGTATCGTCCACGGCTGGTGTGCGTCAAACCAGCAGTCGCCGTAATCGATAACGGCCAAATCGTCGAACGGGTCGAAACCCCACGGGAACAGATTCAGCTCGGCCAACTGCACGCTGGCGGCGCGGATGGCGGCAGGACCCAAACGTGCGCCGGGGCGGAAAGTGGTAGCCAAATCGAGCGGCACGCCCGACACGGCCACATCCACACCGGCCAAATCGCGTGTGTAGCGGCGGCGCATAAAGGATAATGCACCCGCATAGGTGTTTTCGATGGTGGAGCCTTGGAGGGATTCGCGGCGGAATGCGCCGTCGCCGTAGATTTTTTCATTCATGTGGAGGGTTCCTGTCGGTTTTAGGCCGTCTGAAAAGGGCTGGCCGCCTGCCGTATCGGGCGGCTTTATGCGCTCAGCCCGCTGCTGTATCCCATTCGTAATGGAGCCAGTCGTTGTTCTGTTCCGCCCCCAATCGGGCATAAAATTTCTGTCCGTCCGTGTTCCACGGCGCAACCGTCCATTTGATTTGCATACAGTTGCGGCGGACGGCTTCCGCTTTCAGCGCGGCCATCAGTTTCTCACCGGTTTTCTGTCCCCGGCAGCGGCTGTCCACATACAGTTCTTTTAAAAATACGACCGGCCGGTTTTGCGCGGTAAAGGGCAGGAAATAGTACACGGCGATGCCGACAATTTCCGTTTGCCGCACGGCAACCAGACAGTAAAAATCGGGCGGGTTTTTATCGAAACCGCATTGTTCGACAATCTCGGGCGTTATGGCAAAGCTGTCGATATACCGCTCGAATACTGCCAATTCGCGCATCAGCTGCCAGATTCCCCGGCTGTCTTCCCGCTGTGCGGGGCGGATGTGTATTTCGTTGTGTTCCATCAAAACGTATTTTTCAGGATTTGTGTTTGCGTTTGGCGCGCAGTTCGGCGATTTTGGTGCGGAAAAATCTGACCCGCAGGCGTTTTTTCCACCACAGCCAGATCAAAACAGCCGCACCGATGCCGATGAGGGCAAAGAGGCCGTATTGGAATTGGTGTACCCGGTGCATCAGCCATTCGCGGTTTTCCGCACCGTAGTTGCCCAGATACACCCACACCGGTACCGAAATCAGAGCGGCCAGCCCGTCCATCAGCAGAAACTGTAAAAACGATACTTTGCGGCTGATGCCTGCCGTGATGTAGATCGGTGTGCGCAGGCCGGGCAGAAAGCGTGCGACGAACAGGACGCGGTTGCCGTATTTGTCGAATTTTTCCTGCACTTGGGCATAACGTTTCGGAGTCATCACGCGGGCAATCAGGCGCACATTCAAAATTTTGTGTCCGAAAATGCGGCCTGCGGTAAACATCAGGCCGTCGCCCACCAAAACGCCCAACATGCCGACCACCACCATCATATGCACATCGGCATAGCCCAAGCCCGAAATGATGCCGCCGGCCACCAGTGTAATGTCTTCGGGTATCGGTATGCCGAAACCGCAGGCCAGCAAAACGGAAAACACCGCAGCATATCCGTATTGGGTAAAGAAGGCTTCCAAAAAGGCTAACATAAGAGAGGTGTCCTATCAGCGGGCGGGAAAACGGGCACGGCGGCTATTCTAACAGCAAGCCGCCTACTGTGCATGGCGTATGGCTTGGGCAATGCGTTCGGCACCGCTTTGCGCCCAGTCGGCCTGACGGGCTTCCACCATCACGCGCACGACCGGCTCGGTACCCGATGCGCGCAGCACCACACGGCCTTTGCCTCCGGCGAGTTCCTGTTCGACTTCTGCCAGTGCGGCTGCCGAAGCACTCTGCCAGTCGCTGCCTTTTTGCAGGCGGACATTAATCATGGTTTGCGGGAAAGGCTGCCAATCGACGGCGGCAGACAAATCCTGTTGCAGGATATTGAGCGAGGCCAGCACTTGAAGCGCGGAAATAATGCCGTCGCCGGTGTTGTGTTTGTCCATGCACAAAATATGGCCGGAGGCTTCGCCGCCCACCTGCCAGCCGCGTGCGGCCAACTGTTCCAGCACATAGCGGTCGCCCACTTTGGCACGGGCAAAGGCAATACCTTTTTCTTCTAGGGCCAGCTCCATCGCCAGATTGGTCATCACGGTGCCGACCACGCCGCCGAAATCCAGCCCCTGTTTGGTGCGGGCTTTGGCAATGACATAAATCAGGCTGTCGCCGTCATAGGCTTTGCCGTGTTTGTCCACCATCATCAGGCGGTCGCCGTCGCCGTCCAGCGCAATACCGTAATCGGCTTCGTTCTGTAAAACGGCCGCTTGAAGGGTTTTGGTGTGGGTGGCACCGCATTTTTCGTTGATATTGAAGCCGTTGGGCGTGTTGCCGATGGAAACGACTTCCGCCCCCAGTTCGTGAAAGACTTTCGGTGCCACCGCATAGCCTGCACCGTTGGCGGTATCGACCACCAGCTTCAAGCCGCGCAGATTCATATGGCTGGGGAAAGTGGATTTGCAGAATTCGATGTAGCGGTCGTCCGCACCGCTGATGCGGCGGGCGCGCCCAAGATGCGGCGAGGGTTCGGTCTGCATGGCTTCGTCGAGTTTGGCTTCGATTTCCAGCTCGACCGCATCGGAAAGTTTGACTCCGCCTTCGGCAAAAAATTTGATACCGTTGTCGGAAAAGGCATTATGCGATGCGGAAATCATCACGCCGGCCGACAGGCGCAGCGCGCGGGTCAGATAAGCCACACCGGGCGTGGGCAGCGGGCCGGTTTGCACCACATGAACGCCCGCCGAGGTAAAACCGGCCACCAGCGCGGCTTCGAGCATATAGCCCGAAATGCGGGTGTCTTTGCCGATGAGGACGGTGGGGGTGTGGCCGCTGTCGTGCTGTACCAGTACGCGGCCGGCGGCATAGCCGAGTTTCAGGACGAAATCGGGGGTAATCGGAAATTGCCCCACTTCGCCGCGTATCCCGTCGGTGCCGAAATATTTTCTGCTCATTTATGCTGCTCCTGAATCATTGTCCTGTGCCAGCGTACCGCCCAAAGCCTGCCAAACGGCCAATGCGTCGGCCGTGGCTTTGACATCGTGTACCCTGATGATTTTTGCCCCGTGCGCCACGGCGGCCAAAGCGGCCGCCACGCTGCCGTGTACCCGTTGTGCGGCATCGGATTCGCCGATCAGTTCGCCGATCATGCGTTTGCGCGATACGCCGACCAGTAGGGGCAGGCCGCAACTGTGCTGCACGTCGTTCAGACGGCGCATCAGTTCGATATTGTGTGCCAGCGTTTTGCCGAAACCGAAGCCGGGGTCGAGAACGATACGGTTGCGTGCGATGCCTGCGGTCAGGCAGGCCTGCACCCGACGGTTCAGATAGGCGGCCACTTCGCCGACGGTGTTGCGGTAATGCGGCTCTGCCTGCATGGTCGGCGGCTGCCCCTGCATGTGCATCAGACAGATGCCGGTGTCGGGGTGGGCGGCCAGTGTTTCGGGTGCACCTTCATCTTCCAAAGCCTGTACATCGTTGATGATGTCCGCGTAACCCGCTTCAAGCGCGCGCTGCATGATGGTGCGGCGGCGGGTATCGAGGCTGACGGGCAGGTTCCATGAAACCAGTTCGCGCAAAACGGGCGCGACCCGCCGCCATTCTTCTTCGGGCGGGACGGCGGCCGCGCCCGGACGGGTGGATTCGCCGCCGATGTCCAATATATCGGCACTGGCTGCCGCCAGCGATTCGGCATGG
Proteins encoded:
- the folP gene encoding dihydropteroate synthase, encoding MKPIWQAGRFSIDLSAPKIMGIVNLTPDSFSDGGHYSGNIQTALHHAESLAAASADILDIGGESTRPGAAAVPPEEEWRRVAPVLRELVSWNLPVSLDTRRRTIMQRALEAGYADIINDVQALEDEGAPETLAAHPDTGICLMHMQGQPPTMQAEPHYRNTVGEVAAYLNRRVQACLTAGIARNRIVLDPGFGFGKTLAHNIELMRRLNDVQHSCGLPLLVGVSRKRMIGELIGESDAAQRVHGSVAAALAAVAHGAKIIRVHDVKATADALAVWQALGGTLAQDNDSGAA
- a CDS encoding DedA family protein, producing MLAFLEAFFTQYGYAAVFSVLLACGFGIPIPEDITLVAGGIISGLGYADVHMMVVVGMLGVLVGDGLMFTAGRIFGHKILNVRLIARVMTPKRYAQVQEKFDKYGNRVLFVARFLPGLRTPIYITAGISRKVSFLQFLLMDGLAALISVPVWVYLGNYGAENREWLMHRVHQFQYGLFALIGIGAAVLIWLWWKKRLRVRFFRTKIAELRAKRKHKS
- the glmM gene encoding phosphoglucosamine mutase, encoding MSRKYFGTDGIRGEVGQFPITPDFVLKLGYAAGRVLVQHDSGHTPTVLIGKDTRISGYMLEAALVAGFTSAGVHVVQTGPLPTPGVAYLTRALRLSAGVMISASHNAFSDNGIKFFAEGGVKLSDAVELEIEAKLDEAMQTEPSPHLGRARRISGADDRYIEFCKSTFPSHMNLRGLKLVVDTANGAGYAVAPKVFHELGAEVVSIGNTPNGFNINEKCGATHTKTLQAAVLQNEADYGIALDGDGDRLMMVDKHGKAYDGDSLIYVIAKARTKQGLDFGGVVGTVMTNLAMELALEEKGIAFARAKVGDRYVLEQLAARGWQVGGEASGHILCMDKHNTGDGIISALQVLASLNILQQDLSAAVDWQPFPQTMINVRLQKGSDWQSASAAALAEVEQELAGGKGRVVLRASGTEPVVRVMVEARQADWAQSGAERIAQAIRHAQ
- the speB gene encoding agmatinase; translation: MNEKIYGDGAFRRESLQGSTIENTYAGALSFMRRRYTRDLAGVDVAVSGVPLDLATTFRPGARLGPAAIRAASVQLAELNLFPWGFDPFDDLAVIDYGDCWFDAHQPWTIRETVKQHALDIIQNSAAKMLTFGGDHFITYPLLQAHAEKYGRPLSLLHFDAHCDTWPDDAPESLNHGTMFYKAIKDGLIDPKTSAQVGIRTWNSDFMGMNMLFAPWVNENGVEATVKRIYDIIGDRPVYITFDIDCLDPAFAPGTGTPVPGGLNSHTALGIIRALGDLNIVGMDVVEVSPAYDNAEITAIAAAHVAADMLCLLRNKKVAGKL
- a CDS encoding GNAT family N-acetyltransferase, which codes for MEHNEIHIRPAQREDSRGIWQLMRELAVFERYIDSFAITPEIVEQCGFDKNPPDFYCLVAVRQTEIVGIAVYYFLPFTAQNRPVVFLKELYVDSRCRGQKTGEKLMAALKAEAVRRNCMQIKWTVAPWNTDGQKFYARLGAEQNNDWLHYEWDTAAG